ACGACCGGAGCGGCGGCCTCAGAAGGGGTGGAGCCGGGCGTCCACCCGTGGGACAGGGCCCAGGCGGTCAGGGCGGGCCCCTGGGCCACGGCCTCGAGGCAGCCGTGGCCGCCGCAACCGCACCGGGGGCCGCCGACCGGCTCGACGACCACGTGGCCGATGTGCCCGGCGTTGCCCGTCCCGCCCGTTGACCAGCCGGCCGTTCAGGATCAGGCCGCCGCCCACGCCCACGCCGTCGAGACCCGTGGGGAGCGGCTCCACGAGATCGACGAGGTTCATGAGCGTCTTCCACAGGGTCGAAGCGTCCGCGCCCTGCGGCGTGGCGGCCCGGGTGGACATGGTCACCGTGCCGTCGTCCGCGACCAGGCCGGCGGCCATCTTGGTGCCGCCGACGTCGATCGCGAGGATCACCGACGGCCTGCCGTACGGGACCGGCTCAAGGCCCGGCTCAAGGACCGGCGCTGGAGAACACCAGGACCGACGCCGTGAACCCGTGTACGTGGTTGTGGCCCGAGACCGGGCCGACCTCGCCGGCGGCGAAGAAGCCGGCCATGCCGATGGGCCCCAGCGTGTCGCGGAGGGCGACCGGGTCGTGGTCGGCCGTGCCGAACATGGCCGAGCCCCGGCCGTTGCACGAGAACAGCAGCGCCCCGTCCACCTTGCCGAGTTGCTCCCGGTGGGCGTCGAGCAGGTCGTACAGGTCCTCGTCGGCGGTGGCCGCGTCGCGCACCTGGAAGCGCACGGTCCTGCCGATCTCCACGATGTCGCCGATGGCCACGGCCTCGCGTTCCGGATCGATGCCGATGACGCCCCTGATGAGGAAGTCGCCGCGTTCGTGGCGTTCGGCGTACTCGTTCATGGCCACGCCGATCTGCAGGCCGGAGGCGACCAGCTCGCGGTCGTCCTCGTCGAGCTCGCTGACGATGTCCTCCAGCCGGGCCAGCGCGGGCTGACCGGCCAGCTCCAGCAGCAGGTTGTCCTCCGACGCGGTGACGACCATGCTGGGACCGATCGGGCGGCAGCCCTGACTCACCACGGTGCTGATCTTGACCGGGCCGCTGATCAGCACGCCGATCGCGCCCTCGGTGTAGACCTCGCCGTCGGCGAACAGCCGTACGGAGCCCCGGCCCTGCAGCCCGTTGGCCAGCCCTCCGATCAGCGGCAGGTCGCCGAGCACATCGACCGAGCGTTCCACGAAGGCGTCGGTCGGGAAGCTGTACGGATCGGCGAGCAGGATCGCCACATGGTCGTCCCCGCCCCGCTCGGGCAGCCCGACCACCACGAACCTGTCCTCGGCTGCCAGCGTCTCCAGCGCGAACGTCGTCAGCCTGGCACCGTCCAGCGTCGCCGCCCACGCGCTCACGGCAGGCGTCAGCTCGACTCCCTGCCCGTCGCCGATCACTCCCGTGGCGCTGCATCCGATCACGTGCGCGTCGGGCGCGAGCTTCATCGCGGCCTCACCGGCCCGCGCGACGTCGTCCGGATCGTCGCCGCAGATGAAGAAGCAGACCAGGTCCGCTCGGCCGCTGAGCCTCGACAGGGCCCGGCCGACGGCGGTCTCCGCGGCCTCCACCAGGTCGGAACCCACGGCGAGGCCGTCGGCGAAGCGACTAGTCATCAGGGCCACGCGTCTCGCCTCCCTCGGCATGTCAAAGTTCCCTAGGCCGCATTCTCCCCACTAAAGGGACAAGCACGCACACGAACCGTCACTCAATGGTTCAGATCCGAAATCTCCGCCAGATGCGAAAGTCTCTGCCGGTTTGCTCGCGAGGGACGTAGTCTCGATCCCGTGCATCAGCCACGTATTCTCCGCGAGTTGCGAGAGAGCGGCCACGTTCATCGCACCGTCAAGGCCGAAGTCCGGGAAAATCTGCTGGCCAAGCTGCGGGCGGGAGAGCCCCGCTTCCCCGGCATCGTGGGCTTCGACGACTCCGTCCTGCCGCATCTGGAACGGGCGCTGCTCGCCGGGCACGACCTGGTGCTCCTCGGCGAGCGCGGCCAGGGAAAGACCCGGCTCATCCGCACCATCACGGGCCTGCTCGACGAATGGACCCCCGTCGTCGAGGGTTGCGAGATCAACGACCATCCGTACGCGCCGGCCTGCACGCGCTGCCAGGCTCTGGCGCGGGAGCTGGGTGACGAGCTGCCTGTCGCATGGAAGCACCGCGACGAGCGCTACGGCGAGAAGCTCGCCACGCCCGACACCTCCGTGGGCGACCTGATCGGCGACGTCGACCCGATCAAGATCGCGGAAGGGCGCCGGCTCGGCGACCCCGAGACCGTCCACTACGGCCTGGTCCCGCGCACCAACCGCGGTGTCTTCTCCGTGAACGAGCTGCCCGACCTGGCCGAGCGGATCCAGGTGTCGCTGCTCAACGTGCTGGAGGAGCGCGACATCCAGGTGCGCGGCTACAACCTGCGCCTGCCGCTCGACATCCTGCTCATCGCCAGCGCCAACCCCGAGGACTACACCAACAGGGGCCGGATCATCACCCCGCTGAAGGACCGCTTCGGCGCGGAGATCCGCACCCACTACCCCCTGACGGTGGAGGACGAGCTCACGCTCATCCGCCAGGAGTCCATGCCGGACATCGGCGCGGACGTTCCCGAGCACCTGATCGAGATCATCGCCCGGTTCACCCGGCTGGTACGCGAGTCCACGGCCGTGGACGCCCGCTCCGGCGTGTCGGCGCGCTTCTCGATCGCGGCCGCCGAGACCGCCGCGGCCTCGGCCGTGCGCAGGGCGGCGATCGCGGGTGAGGAGCAGGCCGTCACGCGCGTGGTCGACCTGGCCTCCGTGGTCCACAGCCTGCGGGGCAAGGTGGAGTTCGAGGTCAGCGAGGAGGGCAGGGAGACCGAGATCCTCTCTCACCTGCTGCGCAGGGCCACGGCGGAGACGTTCAGGACCAGGCTGGGCGGCATGGACCTGGCCGCGATCATCGACAAGTTCTCCGAGGGCACCCAGGTGGAGTCGGGCGAGCTGGTCCCCGCGGGCGAGCTCCTGCACCGGATGGGTCCCGTTCCCGGGCTGGCGAAGGTCATGTCCCGTCTCGGCATGGGAGCGGGCGAGGAGTCGCCAGGACATGCGGCGGCGGCCCTGGAGTTCGCTCTTGAGGGGCTTTACCTCATGCGACGCCTGTCCAAGGAGGACCTTGACGGAGTCTCCGTCTATCGCACGTGAACATCTTGGCGGTCTCCAGCGTCAAAGTGGGTAGCTGATCACCCCGAGGAGGAGACCGCCCATGCGTCTGCTTGCCTGTACCGCCGCTCTGGCCATGGGCTGCTTCGCCGTTCCTGCGCACGCGGAGGCCACGAAGGTCGTGTACGGGTACGCGTGGGCCGACGGCACGGGGCACCTGCGTGTCGTGCCGAAGTCGGCCGCATTCGTTCGCAAGGACGGCTTCGTCGGTTACCGGCTCAAGGCGGTGACGGGGGCCAAGGAGGTGCGGCTCGGCTACACCCGCGCGTCCTACGGCCGCGTCACGGTGGCCTGCGACCTGAAGGAGACCGAGGGCCAGGTGGCCCTCGACGCCAAGGGGCTGGGCAGGACGGCCTGCAAGCCCGGCGACCTGGACGACTCGCTGGACCGCGGTCCCGTTCCGCTCCGCGTCGAGTACCAGGGCTCCCGTGCCGTCAGGATCAACGAGTTCCTGGTCCAGGGGTGGCCCGCGGCGCGTACCGCCCGTGGCACCCTGAAGCGCGTCAACGACAGCACCGTCCTGTTCGCGACCGGCGGAAAGCAGGTCAAGCTCGGGTACACGTACGCCACGTCCTTCCACCGGACGACGGCGCGGTGCCAGGACGCGTGGCTGGCCGGGAAGCCGGTCAACGCCGACAAGAACGGGCTCGGCAAGAAGTCGTGCACCGCTGCCGACCTGACCAGAGCGCTCAAGACGGCCAAGCACCCCGTACTCGTGAAGATCGACTACACGCCCGGCGTCGACGGCGTGAACGAGGTGTGGGAGGTCTTCGGGGACGCGTAGCCGGAGCCGCGGAGAAGCCCTTCGGGGGCGCATAACCGGGCGGATCGGGTTAGCGTGGGTGCGTGATGGCCTTTCGCTATGGCGAGTACCACGACGGCCCCGACCCCCTCGCCCCGCCCTACGACGTGCGGGCGGCCCTCGACGAGATGGGCGACGCGATCCTCTCCGGTTCGACGCCGGTCCACGCCCTGCGCGACCTGCTCAAGCGCGGACTCCCCGGTACGCAGGACCGCCGGGGGCTCGACGACATGCTCAGGGAGGTACGCAGGCGCCGACGCGACCTGCGCGAGCGCGGGCGGCTCGACGGCACCCTCGAAAAGGCGCGGGCGCTGCTCGACAAGGCCATCGGGCAGGAGCGGGCCGAGTTGTTCCCCGACCCGTCCGACGACGCGCGGCTGCGCGAGACCGAGCTCGACGCGCTGCCCGATGACACGGCCAGTGCGATCCAGGAGCTGAGCACGTACGAATGGCGCTCGTCCGCGGCGCGCCAGACGTTCGAGGAGCTGCGGGACCTGCTGCGGCGGGAGGTCCTGGACAGCCAGTTCAGGGGCCTGCGGGACGCCCTCGCCAACCCGGACCCCGAGGCGATGGAGCGCGTCCGGCAGATGATGTCGGACCTGAACGGCATGCTGGACAAGGACGCCCGCGGCCAGCACACTCAGGCCGATTTTGAAGCCTTCATGGGGAAATATGGGGATCTGTTCCCCGAAAAGCCGCGGAACCTTGAGGAGCTCGTCGACATCCTGGCCCGCCGCGCCGCCGCCACGCAGCGCATGCTGGCCTCGATGACCCCGCGCCAGCGCGAGGAGCTCGCCGGCCTGATCAACCAGACCCTCGACCAGGCCGGGCTCGCCGACGAGATGCGCCGGCTCGGCGAGGCACTCTACGCCCGCCGCCCCGACCTGGCCTGGAACGCCCCTGAGCGCCTCACCGGCGAGGAGCCCCTGGCCATGGGCGACGCCGTCACGGCCCTGGAGGAGCTGGCCGACCTCACCCAGCTGGAGACCGCCCTGCGCCAGGACTACCCGGGCGCGCGGCTGGACGACATCGACGAGGCCGCCGTACGCCGTGCGCTCGGCCGCTCCGCCGTGGACGACCTGGAGGCCCTAAAGCGCATCGAGCGGGAGCTGGAGGAGCAGGGCTACCTCCTGCGCCGCCGCGGCAAGCTCGAGCTCACCCCCAAGGCGGTCCGCCGCCTGGGCGAGACGGCGCTGCGCCGCGTGTTCGCCTCGCTCGACGCGGGCCGCCGCGGCGACCACGACCAGCACGACGCGGGCTCGGCCGGCGAGCTCACGGGCTCGTCCAGGCCGTGGCGCTTCGGCGACGAGCAGCCCATCGACGTGGTCCGCACGCTGGTGAACGGCGTGCGCAGCGGCGGCGTCGCCCCGCTGAGCGGCGGGGGGACGGCTCTGCGGCTGTCCGTGGACGACTTCGAGGTCGCCGAGACCGAGCGCCGCACCGCCGCGGCCGTCTGCCTCCTGGTGGACCTGTCGTACTCGATGGCCCTGCGCGGCACCTGGGCCGCCGCCAAGCAGACGGCCCTGGCGCTCCAGGCCCTGGTGGCGTCCAAGTTCCCGCAGGACGCCGTCCAGATCATCGGCTTCTCCAACTACGCCAGGGTGCTGCAGCCGGACGAGCTGGCGGGCCTCGACTGGGACATGGTCCAGGGCACCAACCTGCACCACGCCCTCCTGATCGCCGGCCGCCACCTCGACCGCCACCCCGACTTCGAGCCGGTGGTGCTGGTCGTCACGGACGGCGAGCCCACGGCCCACCTCATGCGCAACGGCAGGTCGGCGTTCGAGTGGCCGCCCTCGCACGAGACCCTGGAGCTCACGCTGGCCGAGGTCGACAAGATGACCCGGCGGAGGGCCACGCTCAACGTCTTCATGCTGGCGGCGGACGACCGGCTGAAGGAGTTCGTGGACGAGGTGGCCCGCAGGAACGGCGGGCGCGTCTTCTCGCCGAGCGCCGAGCGCTTGGGCGAGTACGTGGTCAGCGACTTCCTCCGCCTGCGCCGCGCCCGCTGAACTGTCGGTGGGCTCTGGCAGTGTTGCTCGGCATGAGCGACGACGTGCGGCTGCGGGACGTGGTGGAGGCGGACCTGGAGGTGTTCCTGGAGCAGGAGCACGACCCGGAGGCGGTCCGGAGGTCGAAGTTCCGTCCCCGGCCCCGGGAGGCGTTCCTCCGCCACTGGACCACCCGGATCCTCGGCGACCCCACCGTGTTCGTGCAGGCGGTCACGGTGGACGGCGAGCTGGCCGGCAACCTGGTGGCCTGGTGGGAGGAGGACAGACGCTTCATCGGCTACTGGTTCGGCCGCCGGTTCTGGGGCCGCGGCATCGGCACCCGCGCCATGGAGCTCTTCCTGCAGCAGGAGAAGGCCCGCCCGCTCCACGCCGACCCGTTCGAGGAGAACACCGGGTCGGTCCGGCTCCTGGAGAAGCATGGCTTCCAGCGGTCGGGCACGGTGCGGCACGGCGAGGACCAGCACATCATGCTGGTGCTCGACCACTGACCCCGCGGTGTCGGGCCCTCAGCCGAGGGCCGGCAGGTCGAGCCGGTGCAGGCGTTCGGGGTCGGACAGCACGTCGATGGCGACGATCTTCCCGCCGGTGACGGTGAAGGCCATGACGGACACCAGCCGTCCGTTGTTCGCGACCACGACTCCGGCGGCCCCGTTGACGAGCACCGGGCGTGCGAACGGCGAGAGCCGGCCGAAGGTGACCGCCTGACCGGCCACGTTCCGCGCGCCGGTGAGCACGACGTTCTGGCGGGGGCGGGCGAGGCCGCCGTCGGACCGCAGCACGACCTCGGGGTCGAGATGGCGACGAGCGCCTCGAAGTCGCCGTCGCGAGCGGCGGCGAAGAACGCGTTGACGGCGTCACGCTGACGGGCGGGATCGGAGTCGGGAGGCGGAGCCTGCCCGCGGACCCGGCGGCGTGCGCGGCTGGCCAGCTGCCTCGCCGCGGCCGGTGACCGTTCGATCATGGGGGCGATCTCCTCGAACGGCACGGCGAACATGTCGTGCAGCACGAACGCGAGCCGCTCGGCGGGCGACAGCGTGTCGAGCACCACCATCAACGCCAGCCCGACCGAGTCGGCCAGCACCGCCTCGTGCTCGGGGTGCCCCTCGTCCTCGCGGCTGATGATCGGGTCGGGCAGGTGCACCTGGAGAGGTTCCTCGCGCCGCTGCCGGCGCGCGCGGAGCACGTTCAGGCAGACGCGCGCCATCACCGTGGTCAGCCAGCCGCCGAGGTTCTCCACGCGCCCGGTGTCCGCCAGGCTGAAGCGCAGCCAGGCCTCCTGTACGGCGTCCTCGGCCTCGCTGACCGAGCCGAGCATCCGGTAGGCCACCGATCGCAGACGGGCGCGATGTTCGTCGAATTGCTCCATCGGCAAACCAGGCTCGTCCACCTGTCACATTCCTTCTTCGCGCGGGTTCACAACGGTAAACGCACCGAACCGAGCCGATGAAACCGGGGCAGACCCCCGCTTTGGAGGAGCTATGACATCACCCATTCTGGTCACCGGCGGCACCGGCACCCTCGGACGCATCGTCGTACCGCTCCTGCGCGATACCGGCCGCGACGTACGCGTGCTCAGCCGCCGCGGCCACGAGCCGGGCGACGGCATCGAGGACGTGGCCGGCGACCTGCTCAAGGGCGAGGGGACCGAGCCCGCCGTGTCCGGGGTCGAGACCGTCCTGCACCTGGCGGGCGGCGCCAAGGGCGACGACGTGGCCACCGCCAACCTGGTGCGGGCCGCGTCGCGAGCAGGGGTACGGCACCTGGTGTACATCTCGGTCATCGGGGCGGACCGGGTCCCCCTGGGCTACTTCCGGCAGAAGCTGGGCGCGGAACAGGCCGTGACCGGCTCCGGCCTGCCCTGGACGACGCTGCGTGCCGCCCAGTTCCACGACCTGGTGCTCAACGTGCTGCGGACGATGGCGAAGCTGCCGGTGGTGCCGATCCCGGGCGGGCTCCGGTTCCAGCCGGTCGACGCGCGCGACGTGGCGGACCGGCTCGTGGAGCTCACGCTCGGCCGGCCCGCCGGCCTGGTGCCCGACCTGGCGGGGCCGGAGGTGTACGGATTGGGCGACCTGGTCCGCGGATACCTGCGCACGCAGGGCCGGAGCCGGTGGCTGCTGCCGGTCCGGATGCCGGGAAAGCCCGGCCGCGCGTACCGGAACGGCGAGAACCTCTCCCTGGGGGCCGACGTAGGCAAGCGGACCTGGGAGGCGTTCCTGGCCGAACGCCTGCGCTGAGCCCCGAGTTGTTACGGATGTAACGTCCGAGGCCATTGCGGCTGCTGAGCCGCACGGGCCTGGGCCTCTCCCCGAGGTCCAGGCCCCGATCTGCTCGCGAGGCGGGATCGTCGATCAGTCCTTGCGAAACTCCACGATCTCATTCGCTGCCAGGCCCCACAGTGTCCTTCCGCCCGAGGCCTGAGTCAGCGCGGTCAGCGGAAGCTCCGTCTTGACCTGTGACCATCTCCCGTCCGCATGCGTCAACAGGTAATAGCTGTCATACGGAGGGTCGGGGTTCACCACATCGCCGGCTATCCAGACCGTTCCGCCGCTGTCCCGGGCAAGCCCGGTCGGCTTCCCCTCTTTGAGGGCGAGGGCGCGCCAGCCCGTGCCGTTCCATCGATACAGCAACGGCCGATATCGCGAGTCCGCTGTCTGGTAGTTGCCCACGGCCCATACGTCATCGACCGCCACGGTCAGGACCGCGGTCAGTTGCGCATCGAACATGTCGGCAGGCACTGCGGAAGGAAGCGGCGTCCGCTGCCAGGCTCGGCCGTCGAAGTGCGCGACGGCGGGCTCAGAGGGCGACGAGTCCTTTGTCACCGCCCCGACCGCCCAGATGTCCTGTGGCGACAGGGCGGAGGCCGCGTTGGTGGAGATGGGTGTCTCATACTTGACCCAGCTTCGGCCGTCGAAGTGCCGCGCCCATCGCTCACCGAACGACCACGCCTGGTCATCACCCAACGCGATCACTTCCTGCGCCGACTCGGTCTCGTCCGACTCATCGATCCCGTCCGGGATGAAGGACCAGCGCCGACCGTCGAAGCGCAGCAAACCTGAATCGCCGCCCTCCTGGTCCTCCGCGACGACCCACACGTTGCCGGGAGCCGAGGCGTCGACCTTGGAGAGGGTCAGTGCCCGGCCCCTCTGCGGCAGTTCCTTCACCAGCCGGCGCCACTGCCGGCCGTCCCAGTGGACCAGCACCGATTCGTGGTAATCGACCACGACCCGCTCTCCGACTGCCCACGCATCGCGGCCGTTGGCCACGATGTCCAGGAGCGCCGCACCGTTCGCGAGGCCTTTCTGCCGGTAGACCGTCCGCCGGCGCCCCTCGAGACGGCTCGCCGTGGCGACCTCCACAGGCTC
The Nonomuraea helvata genome window above contains:
- a CDS encoding FIST signal transduction protein, with amino-acid sequence MTSRFADGLAVGSDLVEAAETAVGRALSRLSGRADLVCFFICGDDPDDVARAGEAAMKLAPDAHVIGCSATGVIGDGQGVELTPAVSAWAATLDGARLTTFALETLAAEDRFVVVGLPERGGDDHVAILLADPYSFPTDAFVERSVDVLGDLPLIGGLANGLQGRGSVRLFADGEVYTEGAIGVLISGPVKISTVVSQGCRPIGPSMVVTASEDNLLLELAGQPALARLEDIVSELDEDDRELVASGLQIGVAMNEYAERHERGDFLIRGVIGIDPEREAVAIGDIVEIGRTVRFQVRDAATADEDLYDLLDAHREQLGKVDGALLFSCNGRGSAMFGTADHDPVALRDTLGPIGMAGFFAAGEVGPVSGHNHVHGFTASVLVFSSAGP
- a CDS encoding sigma 54-interacting transcriptional regulator, which encodes MHQPRILRELRESGHVHRTVKAEVRENLLAKLRAGEPRFPGIVGFDDSVLPHLERALLAGHDLVLLGERGQGKTRLIRTITGLLDEWTPVVEGCEINDHPYAPACTRCQALARELGDELPVAWKHRDERYGEKLATPDTSVGDLIGDVDPIKIAEGRRLGDPETVHYGLVPRTNRGVFSVNELPDLAERIQVSLLNVLEERDIQVRGYNLRLPLDILLIASANPEDYTNRGRIITPLKDRFGAEIRTHYPLTVEDELTLIRQESMPDIGADVPEHLIEIIARFTRLVRESTAVDARSGVSARFSIAAAETAAASAVRRAAIAGEEQAVTRVVDLASVVHSLRGKVEFEVSEEGRETEILSHLLRRATAETFRTRLGGMDLAAIIDKFSEGTQVESGELVPAGELLHRMGPVPGLAKVMSRLGMGAGEESPGHAAAALEFALEGLYLMRRLSKEDLDGVSVYRT
- a CDS encoding GNAT family N-acetyltransferase, with translation MSDDVRLRDVVEADLEVFLEQEHDPEAVRRSKFRPRPREAFLRHWTTRILGDPTVFVQAVTVDGELAGNLVAWWEEDRRFIGYWFGRRFWGRGIGTRAMELFLQQEKARPLHADPFEENTGSVRLLEKHGFQRSGTVRHGEDQHIMLVLDH
- a CDS encoding SDR family oxidoreductase; translation: MTSPILVTGGTGTLGRIVVPLLRDTGRDVRVLSRRGHEPGDGIEDVAGDLLKGEGTEPAVSGVETVLHLAGGAKGDDVATANLVRAASRAGVRHLVYISVIGADRVPLGYFRQKLGAEQAVTGSGLPWTTLRAAQFHDLVLNVLRTMAKLPVVPIPGGLRFQPVDARDVADRLVELTLGRPAGLVPDLAGPEVYGLGDLVRGYLRTQGRSRWLLPVRMPGKPGRAYRNGENLSLGADVGKRTWEAFLAERLR